The following proteins come from a genomic window of Aspergillus luchuensis IFO 4308 DNA, chromosome 3, nearly complete sequence:
- a CDS encoding pyridoxal phosphate-dependent decarboxylase family protein (COG:E;~EggNog:ENOG410PJD8;~InterPro:IPR015424,IPR002129;~go_function: GO:0016831 - carboxy-lyase activity [Evidence IEA];~go_function: GO:0030170 - pyridoxal phosphate binding [Evidence IEA];~go_process: GO:0019752 - carboxylic acid metabolic process [Evidence IEA]) produces MNQHSENALVSSWFLGPKAENVEEFKALILDIVTKHAESRRNLDNTGASFITREMIEYPSARQSIDTLREKLTEVMNNLANYSIPFWSTRYNAHMNMDTTMASTLGYIAAMMYNPSNLTPESGPYTTYIEHEVGNQLCRMLGYNVDCGDSEKAVGWGHITCDGSVANLEAIWAARNLKFYPLSLKLAMDEGGPLHFLTTAQPPFEIQDANRIRRPFKDLEGWDLLNLPPSEVLDLPTRLAREYGISPAFLEYALKNYLVQTIGMKPLERAFNIQEPARFFISSTRHYSWPKGGAITGLGSDRFVNVVVDRYARMDMADLEAKLKYCYMKKIPVFGVIAMIGSTSHGACDPLERIIELREVYMKKGLSFIVHCDAAWGGYFASTLAPPGSPMPVTTSLVLKPYTIAQLRSLGSSDSITIDPHKSGYIHYPAGGLCYRDERMRYLITWTSPIIHHNGDDRESMGIYGVEGSKPGAAPVAVWLSHETIGLNPGGYGLLLGKALFASVKLYCHLATMTIGDDDEGDDDLIVVPFCMLPSEQNGTVPWTSRPVLEERNWIRNHIINHSNSELASDPDTFNRFKEIGSDLMINSFAFNFRINSIPNKDVNEANYLNTRIFQRLSNRAREDTGTDERPLILTETKMSPNTYGDCLTTYKERLGLGKEAVGDLTSLVSVTMSPWPSDPDILKAMADGVKKIAKQEIERCRKRNTPTPDHHGFIMQGDITLFLVHFPMFNMANHRRQLIFEASIPDQVMKEYRRLRAAYPDSIFTLGNIERHHLNDLLQAEQFTARMYRGIPKLQPPANDPMGELVMPDPLIPPFTVRITRKIVDQSLAFDNLENEYPVLMPFYLYGCGKEHHMDHILTKSPNAQLTAELVMVDPPLSDEQLRKGVRIRINTVFERVLQPLPTTEGQIVANTPGLNFQPGTRYPFEAYADGQRVAGGMLTLGARLYADWHEVNMDGADEH; encoded by the exons ATGAATCAACATTCCGAGAATGCTCTAGTAAGCTCATGGTTCTTAGGACCAAAGGCAGAGAATGTTGAGGAATTCAAGGCACTTATCCTTGATATTGTTACCAAACACGCTGAGAGTCGCAGAAACCTGGACAACACCGGTGCGTCTTTCATCACACGGGAAATGATCGAATATCCCAGTGCTAGGCAAAGTATCGATACCCTACGCGAGAAGCTCACTGAGGTCATGAACAATCTGGCGAATTACTCTATTCCATTTTGGTCTACTCGCTACAATGCTCATATGAATATGGATACCACTATGGCCAGTACTTTGGGAT ACATTGCAGCGATGATGTACAATCCAAGCAATCTCACCCCAGAGTCGGGCCCCTATACCACGTATATCGAACACGAAGTCGGTAATCAGCTGTGTAGGATGCTTGGCTATAACGTTGATTGTGGCGATTCTGAGAAGGCTGTAGGCTGGGGTCATATAACCTGC GATGGCTCTGTTGCAAACTTGGAGGCAATTTGGGCAG CTCGAAATCTCAAATTCTACCCGCTGTCCTTGAAACTTGCAATGGATGAAGGCGGCCCGCTCCACTTTTTGACTACGGCTCAACCCCCGTTCGAAATCCAGGATGCAAATAGAATTCGAAGACCTTTTAAAGACCTTGAAGGATGGGACCTTCTGAACCTTCCCCCCTCAGAGGTGCTAGATCTACCAACTCGTTTAGCGCGGGAATACGGAATCTCACCAGCCTTCCTTGAGTACGCTCTGAAGAATTATTTGGTGCAGACAATTGGTATGAAGCCACTAGAGCGTGCGTTCAATATCCAGGAACCAGCAAGGttcttcatcagcagcacACGACATTACTCGTGGCCGAAAGGGGGAG CAATTACCGGTCTGGGATCCGATCGGTTCGTCAATGTCGTAGTTGACCGCTATGCCAGGATGGACATGGCAGATCTTGAAGCTAAGCTCAAGTACTGTTATATGAAGAAGATTCCCGTCTTCGGAGTGATCGCCATGATAGGATCTACGTCACATGGGGCGTGCGACCCGCTAGAGAGAATAATAGAGCTGAGGGAGGTGTACATGAAGAAGGGGTTATCCTTTATTGTGCACTGTGATGCTGCATGGGGTGGGTATTTCGCCTCTACGCTTGCACCCCCTGGGAGTCCAATGCCGGTCACTACCAGTTTAGTCTTGAAGCCCTATACCATCGCGCAGCTGCGGTCCTTGGGCTCCTCAGATAGCATCACGATTGATCCTCATAA GTCCGGGTACATTCACTACCCGGCAGGGGGCCTGTGCTATCGTGACGAGAGGATGCGGTACCTCATTACCTGGACAAGTCCAATAATTCATCACAACGGGGACGACAGAGAAAGTATGGGCATATACGGTGTGGAGGGCAGTAAGCCTGGAGCAGCCCCGGTGGCTGTATGGCTCTCTCACGAGACCATTGGTCTCAATCCTGGGGGTTATGGCCTGCTGCTCGGGAAAGCGTTATTTGCCTCTGTAAAA CTCTACTGCCATCTCGCTACAATGACCAttggcgatgacgatgaaggggACGACGATCTCATTGTTGTGCCGTTCTGCATGCTTCCGTCCGAACAGAATGGGACTGTTCCTTGGACATCTAGACCAGTGTTAGAAGAGCGAAACTGGATTCGAAACCATATCATAAACCATTCTAACTCTGAACTTGCGTCTGATCCGGATACGTTCAATAGGTTCAAAGAAATTGGAAGTGATTTGATGATTAATTCCTTCGCTTTCAATTTCAGAATCAATAGCATTCCGAATAAAGACGTG AATGAAGCAAATTACTTGAACACGCGAATCTTTCAGCGCCTTTCAAACAGAGCTCGCGAAGATACAGGGACCGACGAACGACCCTTAATCCTCACCGAGACCAAAATGTCTCCCAACACATACGGCGACTGCCTGACAACATACAAAGAACGACTGGGCCTCGGAAAAGAAGCGGTCGGAGACCTAACATCCCTCGTCAGCGTCACAATGAGTCCTTGGCCATCTGACCCCGACATTCTCAAAGCCATGGCCGATGGCGTCAAGAAAATCGCAAAGCAGGAAATTGAG CGATGCCGTAAACGCAACACTCCAACGCCCGATCACCATGGATTCATCATGCAAGGAGACATAACCCTCTTCCTTGTTCATTTTCCCATGTTCAACATGGCCAATCATCGCCGACAGCTCATCTTTGAGGCATCGATTCCCGACCAAGTAATGAAAGAGTATAGGAGACTCCGTGCTGCGTACCCAGACTCAATCTTCACCCTCGGCAATATTGAGAGACACCATCTCAATGACCTTCTTCAAGCCGAACAATTTACTGCCCGTATGTACAGGGGTATACCGAAACTGCAACCTCCAGCGAACGATCCAATGGGTGAACTTGTAATGCCAGATCCGTTGATCCCTCCCTTCACAGTCCGTATTACTCGGAAGATCGTTGACCAGTCGCTTGCATTCGATAATCTTGAGAACGAATATCCCGTGCTCATGCCGTTTTATCTATATGGCTGTGGTAAAGAACATCATATGGATCATATTCTGACAAAGTCCCCTAACGCCCAGTTGACTGCCGAATTGGTCATGGTGGACCCACCGTTAAGTGACGAACAATTGCGGAAAGGTGTGCGAATAAGAATCAATACTGTTTTCGAAAGAGTGCTGCAGCCATT GCCAACCACGGAAGGGCAAATTGTTGCCAATACCCCGGGCCTCAACTTTCAGCCGGGAACTCGGTACCCGTTCGAGGCGTACGCAGATGGGCAGCGAGTTGCTGGTGGGATGCTTACTCTAGGCGCCCGTTTGTACGCTGATTGGCATGAAGTCAATATGGATGGGGCGGATGAGCACTGA